The following are encoded together in the Geobacter sulfurreducens PCA genome:
- a CDS encoding dihydrofolate reductase family protein: MDVIYYVAASLDGYIATPDGGVAWLAPFENAGEDYGYAEFYASVDALLMGSATYEKTLSFGAWPYEGKPCRVFSRQEHAVPTHDVVITDATPDDVLHSLLRNGCRRAWLVGGGVLAASFLQRRLISEYIVSIVPVILGGGIPMISPNRIRESLTLLETKVCTGGIVQVRYRSEGH; this comes from the coding sequence ATGGATGTCATCTATTATGTCGCAGCAAGCCTGGACGGCTACATTGCCACGCCGGACGGGGGCGTTGCCTGGCTGGCACCGTTCGAAAATGCCGGCGAGGATTACGGTTACGCTGAATTCTACGCGTCGGTCGATGCCCTGCTTATGGGGAGCGCCACTTACGAGAAAACGCTTTCGTTCGGCGCATGGCCCTACGAGGGAAAACCTTGCCGCGTCTTTTCAAGGCAAGAGCATGCGGTACCGACTCATGATGTCGTGATTACCGATGCCACACCGGACGACGTGCTCCATTCCCTGTTGCGCAACGGCTGCCGGCGCGCCTGGCTGGTCGGGGGCGGTGTGCTGGCGGCGTCATTTCTTCAACGGCGATTGATCAGCGAGTACATCGTTTCCATCGTCCCGGTCATCTTGGGAGGGGGGATTCCGATGATTTCACCCAACAGAATACGGGAGTCACTGACGCTGCTGGAAACCAAAGTCTGCACCGGTGGTATCGTGCAGGTCCGATACCGCTCGGAAGGGCACTGA
- a CDS encoding CPBP family intramembrane glutamic endopeptidase yields MTWTYFGLGGRVSQPLFYVISVAVMFTPFLAALVVQRLVCRQPFLGPLGLVVRPNRWYVAGLFVPPLLAMLSAAASLLVPGVTLSADIFDANIMKTLGEAVPSEQMAQVRRQIASLPLHPAWLILVGGTLVGATVNAVAALGEEVGWRGLLYMELAHLGFWRSSWLIGLVWGAWHAPMILNGYNYPGHPVAGVALMVVWAILFSPLIGYVRSRTGSVVAAAMMHGSLNGVGMAPAAILTGGDSLTTGILGIPGIGVLTVLNVCLYFFIGKKGVSG; encoded by the coding sequence ATGACCTGGACCTATTTCGGGCTGGGAGGAAGAGTCTCCCAACCGCTTTTCTACGTCATATCGGTAGCTGTCATGTTTACACCGTTCCTGGCGGCTCTCGTCGTGCAACGACTTGTCTGCCGGCAGCCATTTTTAGGGCCACTGGGGTTGGTCGTGCGCCCGAACCGTTGGTATGTGGCGGGTCTGTTCGTTCCGCCGCTGCTTGCAATGCTTTCTGCAGCCGCAAGTTTGCTGGTCCCCGGGGTAACACTAAGCGCAGACATTTTTGATGCGAATATCATGAAGACTCTGGGAGAAGCCGTCCCTTCCGAACAAATGGCCCAGGTGCGCCGGCAGATCGCCAGTCTCCCACTGCATCCGGCCTGGTTGATCCTGGTTGGGGGGACGCTTGTTGGTGCCACGGTCAACGCTGTTGCTGCATTAGGGGAAGAAGTGGGCTGGCGCGGTTTACTGTATATGGAACTCGCCCATCTCGGATTCTGGCGGTCCTCCTGGCTGATTGGGCTAGTCTGGGGAGCCTGGCATGCACCTATGATCCTCAACGGGTACAACTATCCTGGCCATCCCGTTGCGGGCGTAGCACTCATGGTGGTATGGGCAATACTTTTTTCTCCGCTCATCGGGTATGTGCGCAGCAGGACTGGGTCGGTTGTTGCTGCGGCGATGATGCACGGCAGTCTGAACGGCGTAGGCATGGCCCCGGCCGCCATTTTGACCGGCGGCGACAGCCTGACCACCGGCATTCTCGGAATTCCGGGGATTGGTGTGCTGACAGTCCTGAATGTCTGCCTGTATTTCTTTATTGGTAAGAAAGGTGTGTCCGGATGA
- a CDS encoding class I SAM-dependent methyltransferase produces MTSVQNHYDRLLGPLYGWMLGDGEKARERARQELHDAGISAGDGLAVDLGAGNGLHAVPLAESGYAVVAIDTCQSLLDELRESSGTFAITAVRDSLETFRRHCPTAPDVVVCMGDTLTHLPSREAVQGLISEVAASLAPGGIFVTTFRDYVRGVLEGPARFIPVQSDEEKILTCFLEYGRDRVIVHDILHTRALSGWEMTVSAYPKVRLDPEWVGAQLGQRGLQVCTEPGQRGMVRIVARKI; encoded by the coding sequence ATGACTTCGGTACAGAACCATTATGACCGGCTACTCGGCCCACTCTACGGCTGGATGCTGGGAGATGGGGAAAAAGCCAGGGAAAGGGCCCGTCAGGAGCTGCATGATGCGGGAATTTCAGCGGGTGATGGCCTGGCGGTCGATCTCGGCGCCGGCAATGGCCTGCATGCCGTCCCCCTGGCAGAGTCGGGCTATGCGGTGGTGGCGATCGACACCTGCCAGTCGCTGCTGGATGAACTGAGAGAGTCATCCGGGACGTTTGCCATCACCGCGGTACGGGACAGCCTCGAAACGTTCCGGCGCCATTGCCCGACAGCACCTGACGTGGTCGTCTGCATGGGTGATACGCTGACGCACCTCCCATCCCGGGAAGCGGTACAGGGACTCATCTCCGAGGTGGCTGCTTCCCTGGCGCCAGGGGGGATCTTTGTCACGACCTTTCGCGATTATGTAAGGGGGGTTCTGGAAGGGCCGGCCCGTTTCATCCCGGTGCAGAGCGATGAAGAGAAAATTCTGACCTGCTTCCTCGAATACGGCCGGGACCGGGTAATAGTGCACGATATACTCCACACTCGCGCCCTGTCAGGGTGGGAGATGACCGTGAGCGCCTACCCCAAGGTCAGGCTCGACCCGGAATGGGTCGGTGCTCAACTTGGGCAACGGGGCCTGCAGGTCTGCACAGAGCCCGGCCAGCGCGGGATGGTGCGCATCGTGGCGCGGAAAATCTGA
- a CDS encoding SDR family oxidoreductase, whose protein sequence is MRRLEGKIALVTGAARGIGEAIARAFATAGAFVYLTDINDAQGAVVAGQIGAEAAYRRLDVREEADWQCVTTEITGRHGRLDIVVNNAGITGFEDGMVAHDPEHASLDSWHAVHRTNLDGVFLGCKYAIQEMRRTGTGSIINISSRSGLVGIPAAAAYASSKAAVRNHTKTVALYCADQGLAIRCNSLHPAAILTPMWEPLIGPPGAEREQRMKEFVWDTPLRRFGTPEEIAAVALLLASDEVTYMTGSEITIDGGILAGSVARPSVD, encoded by the coding sequence ATGAGAAGACTTGAAGGCAAGATTGCGCTGGTCACCGGCGCGGCAAGGGGGATAGGGGAGGCGATTGCCCGTGCCTTCGCAACCGCCGGGGCATTTGTCTATCTGACAGACATCAATGATGCACAGGGAGCGGTCGTTGCCGGACAAATAGGAGCGGAAGCGGCCTATCGCCGCCTGGATGTCCGGGAGGAGGCTGACTGGCAGTGTGTCACCACGGAGATTACCGGCCGGCATGGCAGGCTCGATATTGTGGTCAATAACGCGGGGATAACCGGCTTTGAGGACGGAATGGTCGCGCACGACCCTGAGCATGCCAGTTTGGACAGTTGGCATGCAGTACATCGGACCAATCTCGACGGTGTCTTTCTAGGATGCAAATATGCCATCCAGGAAATGCGCAGAACAGGTACCGGGTCGATCATCAATATTTCGTCGCGTTCCGGGTTGGTCGGCATACCCGCCGCTGCCGCCTATGCGTCGTCCAAGGCTGCTGTGCGCAACCACACCAAAACGGTCGCACTCTATTGCGCGGATCAGGGCCTTGCCATTCGCTGCAACTCTCTGCACCCTGCCGCAATTCTCACCCCCATGTGGGAACCCCTCATTGGGCCGCCGGGGGCGGAGCGGGAGCAACGGATGAAGGAATTCGTTTGGGATACGCCGCTCAGGAGGTTCGGTACTCCGGAGGAGATTGCCGCAGTGGCTCTCCTGTTGGCCTCGGACGAGGTCACATACATGACCGGCAGCGAAATAACCATTGACGGAGGAATCCTTGCTGGTTCGGTGGCAAGGCCGAGTGTAGATTAG
- the cobO gene encoding cob(I)yrinic acid a,c-diamide adenosyltransferase, producing MKLDQGCIQVYTGNGKGKTTAALGLAFRAAGRGFQVLVIQFMKGGGPYGEHEAAKRLAPELTIIATGRPGWVNRENPDPEDVRLAREALNMAREALTREHYDLVILDEINGAVSFGLIPVDDVLELMTLKPPRVELVLTGRNADERVIAAADLVTEMREIKHYYRAGVPARTGIEK from the coding sequence ATGAAGCTCGACCAGGGATGTATCCAGGTGTACACCGGCAACGGCAAGGGCAAGACCACGGCGGCATTGGGGCTTGCCTTCCGGGCGGCGGGACGAGGATTTCAGGTTCTCGTCATCCAGTTCATGAAGGGAGGGGGCCCCTACGGCGAGCACGAGGCGGCCAAGCGTCTGGCCCCGGAGCTGACCATCATCGCCACCGGCCGGCCGGGCTGGGTGAATCGTGAGAACCCCGACCCTGAAGATGTACGTCTTGCCCGCGAGGCGCTCAATATGGCTCGTGAGGCGCTGACCAGGGAGCACTACGATCTGGTGATCCTCGACGAAATCAACGGCGCCGTCTCGTTCGGCCTCATTCCGGTTGATGACGTTCTGGAACTGATGACCCTGAAGCCACCCCGGGTGGAACTGGTCCTCACAGGGCGCAATGCCGATGAACGGGTCATCGCCGCCGCCGATCTGGTCACCGAGATGCGTGAGATCAAGCACTATTACCGTGCCGGCGTACCGGCACGTACGGGAATCGAAAAATAA
- a CDS encoding cobalamin B12-binding domain-containing protein, translated as MTERTLRILVGKPGLDGHDRGAKVVARAFRDAGFEVIYTGLHQTPEQIASSAIQEDVDAVGLSILSGAHNSLLPRVCQLLKEKGADDIIVFGGGVIPEDDIPGLKGAGVSEVFTPGTSTEDIVKWVRENVAPRA; from the coding sequence ATGACTGAAAGAACGCTGCGTATTCTCGTTGGCAAGCCGGGGCTCGACGGCCATGACAGGGGTGCCAAGGTAGTGGCCCGGGCCTTCCGTGATGCCGGTTTCGAGGTGATCTATACCGGCCTCCACCAGACACCGGAGCAGATCGCGTCCTCCGCCATCCAGGAAGACGTGGACGCCGTGGGGCTCTCGATCCTCTCTGGCGCCCACAATTCGCTTCTGCCGCGCGTCTGCCAGCTCCTCAAGGAGAAGGGTGCCGACGATATCATCGTGTTCGGCGGCGGCGTGATCCCCGAAGATGATATTCCCGGATTGAAAGGAGCGGGTGTCAGCGAGGTCTTCACCCCCGGTACCTCTACGGAGGATATCGTCAAATGGGTGCGGGAGAACGTGGCCCCGCGGGCGTAA
- the meaB gene encoding methylmalonyl Co-A mutase-associated GTPase MeaB: MSLASRILDGELRAAARLMRNLDDGFRSAVDDMKELYSHTGRAFILGITGPPGAGKSTLVDQLTAAYREQGKRVGVVAIDPTSPFTGGAILGDRIRMNRHADDPGVFIRSLATRGHMGGLSRSTADVVNVMDAMGMEVVIIETVGVGQDEIDIVRLAHTTVVVSVPGLGDDIQAIKAGVLEIGDVFVVNKADRDGADRTARELAAMLEMKKTVPGDWLPKVMMTEASRNRGIAELVDEIALHRSWLADSGTLERIRQERSVRHFEELLRERLFAEVFGHIRVNGRYREIVEAMASRRTDPYSAVDAVISERLGTPCQES; encoded by the coding sequence ATGTCCCTGGCTTCTCGGATACTCGACGGTGAGTTGCGTGCCGCTGCCCGACTCATGCGCAACCTGGATGACGGTTTTCGTAGTGCCGTCGACGACATGAAGGAACTCTATTCCCACACCGGGCGCGCGTTCATTCTCGGCATCACTGGCCCCCCGGGAGCCGGCAAGTCGACGCTGGTGGACCAGCTTACCGCCGCATACCGTGAGCAGGGGAAACGAGTTGGAGTGGTAGCGATCGACCCCACGAGCCCTTTCACGGGGGGAGCCATCCTGGGAGACCGGATCAGGATGAACCGGCATGCCGACGATCCGGGTGTCTTCATCCGCAGTCTCGCCACCCGAGGCCACATGGGAGGGCTTTCCCGCTCCACCGCCGATGTGGTGAACGTCATGGATGCCATGGGGATGGAGGTCGTCATCATCGAAACCGTGGGGGTGGGGCAGGATGAAATCGATATCGTCCGGCTGGCCCACACGACGGTGGTGGTGTCGGTGCCCGGGCTTGGCGACGATATCCAGGCGATCAAGGCCGGGGTCCTGGAGATCGGCGACGTGTTCGTGGTGAACAAAGCCGACCGGGACGGCGCGGACCGGACCGCCCGTGAGCTGGCGGCCATGCTTGAAATGAAGAAGACCGTGCCGGGCGACTGGCTGCCCAAGGTCATGATGACCGAGGCGAGCCGCAATCGGGGAATCGCCGAACTGGTAGACGAAATAGCGCTTCACCGCTCATGGCTGGCAGATTCGGGAACACTGGAGCGCATCCGCCAGGAACGGTCCGTTCGCCATTTCGAGGAGTTGCTTCGCGAGAGGCTTTTTGCGGAAGTTTTCGGCCATATCCGGGTGAACGGCCGCTACCGGGAAATTGTAGAGGCCATGGCATCCCGCCGCACCGACCCCTACAGCGCCGTGGACGCCGTGATCTCGGAGCGCCTCGGAACTCCTTGCCAAGAATCTTGA
- a CDS encoding L,D-transpeptidase: MIRRLAVVIALIILAAIVVHEPEITAEPAASPLDPAKEDLSRVDYPSQRDLDWYPRFIRPNDSLESLFGDDWVYIARFNRIDRRHTYPGMTIKVPRDMAVARAYTPLPKEYEPAKRYAKYILVSLTEQWIGAYERGTLKFSMPAATGKKGNETPTGLFRIDARDRTHTSSLYQTDDNSAQYPMDYAMRFFIDKQNVGYWIHARDLPGKPASHGCVGLFDEPMQNRMYGIPARPVLHDSKKLYDWAVGEADHGPDSGTIELIDGGPVVEVIGENPVYQPAPLRPMVATR, translated from the coding sequence ATGATCCGCAGATTGGCTGTTGTCATCGCACTCATCATCCTCGCCGCCATCGTTGTGCACGAGCCGGAAATCACGGCCGAGCCGGCGGCTTCTCCTCTGGATCCGGCCAAGGAGGACCTGTCGCGGGTGGACTATCCGAGCCAACGAGATTTGGATTGGTATCCCCGCTTCATCAGGCCCAACGACTCGCTTGAGTCGCTCTTCGGCGACGATTGGGTCTACATCGCCCGCTTCAACCGCATCGACCGTCGCCACACGTATCCCGGCATGACCATTAAGGTGCCGCGGGACATGGCGGTCGCCCGCGCGTACACGCCGCTGCCGAAGGAGTACGAACCGGCCAAGCGCTATGCAAAATATATTCTGGTAAGCCTCACCGAGCAGTGGATCGGGGCCTATGAGCGGGGAACGCTGAAGTTTTCCATGCCGGCGGCAACCGGCAAAAAGGGAAACGAGACTCCGACGGGGCTTTTCCGGATTGATGCCCGGGATCGCACCCATACCTCATCGCTTTACCAGACTGATGACAACTCAGCCCAGTATCCCATGGACTATGCCATGAGGTTTTTCATCGATAAGCAGAACGTCGGGTACTGGATTCATGCCCGCGACCTGCCCGGAAAGCCGGCCTCCCACGGCTGCGTGGGGCTTTTCGACGAGCCTATGCAGAACAGGATGTACGGCATCCCCGCGCGACCCGTGCTGCATGATTCAAAGAAACTGTATGATTGGGCCGTCGGCGAGGCCGATCATGGCCCCGACAGCGGCACTATTGAGCTTATCGATGGGGGACCCGTCGTGGAGGTGATCGGCGAGAATCCGGTCTACCAGCCTGCTCCGCTGCGTCCCATGGTTGCTACGCGTTAG
- a CDS encoding A-adding tRNA nucleotidyltransferase, with product MDVITTHVNADFDCLGAMVAASKLYPDALMVFSGSQEKSMRDLFLKTTGYALPFTRLRDVDFSDITRLVLVDCQHTSRIGRFAEVARRPGVEVHIYDHHPGSSGDIRPSGGEIRDCGSSTTILTRKLMEQGIEVTAVEATLMMLGIYEDTGNLTFPSTTPEDYAAASWLLERGANLNIVSDFVSQELTAEQVALLNDLLKSLRSTPVNGVDIAVAHATLDHYVGDIAVLAHMMRDMQNLDAIFLVVGMGERVYLVARSRIAEVDAGAVMRVFGGGGHATAAAATVRDQTVIQVLGRLNRLLPELVNPVRTAADLMSSPVITLPLATTITEAREILTRYNVNAMPVMDGERMAGIISRRIVEKALYHGLGNLPVDEYMHTEFLRAAPDTPINAIQDYIVGQHRRLVPVFSGERLVGVITRTDLLRYMYTGTQRNAEPVYDLGSENLPVRRREVVHLMNRHLPRPTVAMLRDLGKVGDELELPVYAVGGFVRDLLLGAENDDIDVSVEGDGILFAETVANRVGCRVKSHAKFGTAVIVFPDGLKVDVASTRLEYYETPGALPTVERSSLKMDLYRRDFTINTLAVKLNAEGFGTLIDYFGAYRDLQEKTIRVLHNLSFVEDPTRVFRAIRFEQRLGFPISRHTENLIKNAVKMGFLDKLGGRRLLNELVLILREREPVKAILRMSGLGLLRFIHPDLVLAPNTLQVLDEVKKVITWFDLLYLGEKVETWVVYFLALTSSLPDEGFWGTCTRLSVSEHYREKLIDMRVHGEQVLEVMTRKAARREDVRRSDIYFWLRGLSPEVLLYIMAKTRSDEVRRYVSLYVTQLRGIVTHITGDDLKTLGIPSGPRYREILDRVLTARLNGEAATRDDEMRIAVRLADSA from the coding sequence ATGGATGTTATTACCACCCACGTGAACGCCGATTTCGATTGTCTCGGCGCCATGGTCGCGGCCAGTAAACTCTACCCCGACGCCCTTATGGTCTTCTCCGGTTCCCAGGAAAAGAGCATGAGGGATCTCTTCCTCAAGACAACCGGCTACGCACTCCCCTTTACCCGGCTCAGGGATGTGGATTTTTCCGATATTACGCGACTGGTTCTCGTAGATTGCCAGCATACCTCGCGTATCGGCCGCTTTGCGGAGGTTGCACGTCGACCCGGCGTCGAGGTCCATATCTACGACCACCATCCCGGCTCCAGCGGCGACATCAGGCCGAGCGGCGGAGAGATCCGCGATTGCGGCTCGTCCACGACTATTCTGACCCGAAAGCTCATGGAGCAGGGCATCGAGGTGACCGCTGTCGAGGCTACCCTCATGATGCTGGGCATCTATGAAGACACGGGCAACTTGACCTTTCCTTCCACCACCCCCGAAGACTATGCCGCAGCATCCTGGCTCCTGGAGCGGGGAGCCAACCTGAATATCGTGTCGGATTTCGTCTCTCAGGAGCTGACTGCCGAGCAGGTTGCGCTTCTGAACGATCTGCTGAAGTCCCTGCGCAGTACGCCGGTGAACGGGGTCGACATCGCCGTTGCCCATGCCACTCTCGACCACTATGTGGGCGACATTGCGGTTCTTGCCCACATGATGCGCGACATGCAGAACCTGGACGCGATCTTTCTCGTGGTTGGAATGGGGGAGAGGGTCTACCTGGTGGCGCGCAGCCGCATTGCCGAAGTCGATGCCGGCGCTGTCATGCGCGTCTTCGGCGGGGGAGGGCATGCCACTGCTGCGGCTGCCACGGTAAGGGACCAGACCGTAATCCAGGTTTTGGGTCGTCTCAACAGACTTCTGCCCGAGCTGGTAAACCCTGTCAGGACAGCCGCTGACCTCATGTCATCGCCGGTGATTACCCTGCCCCTTGCCACGACCATCACCGAGGCGCGGGAGATACTCACCCGTTACAATGTGAATGCCATGCCGGTCATGGACGGGGAACGGATGGCGGGGATCATCTCACGCCGGATCGTGGAAAAGGCGCTCTATCACGGTCTCGGCAACCTGCCCGTGGACGAATACATGCACACGGAGTTTCTGCGGGCCGCTCCCGACACCCCGATCAACGCTATCCAGGACTATATCGTCGGCCAGCATCGGCGGCTGGTACCGGTATTCAGCGGTGAACGGCTCGTGGGGGTCATAACGCGGACTGATCTCCTGCGGTATATGTACACCGGCACGCAGCGCAACGCCGAACCGGTCTATGACCTGGGAAGCGAGAACCTGCCGGTGCGGCGGCGCGAGGTGGTCCATCTCATGAACAGGCACCTGCCGCGCCCGACGGTCGCCATGCTGCGCGACCTTGGCAAGGTGGGGGATGAACTGGAGCTGCCCGTGTACGCAGTCGGTGGTTTTGTGCGGGATCTGCTTCTGGGGGCAGAGAACGACGACATCGACGTGTCGGTGGAAGGCGATGGCATCCTGTTCGCCGAGACCGTTGCGAATCGCGTGGGATGCCGGGTGAAAAGTCACGCCAAATTCGGCACCGCGGTTATTGTCTTTCCTGACGGACTCAAGGTGGACGTCGCGAGCACACGGCTCGAATACTACGAAACGCCGGGCGCCCTGCCCACGGTGGAGCGTTCGTCGCTCAAGATGGACCTGTACCGGCGTGACTTCACCATCAACACCCTGGCGGTGAAGCTCAACGCGGAAGGGTTCGGTACCCTGATCGACTACTTCGGCGCCTATCGCGACCTGCAGGAAAAGACCATCCGGGTGCTCCACAACCTGTCCTTTGTCGAGGACCCGACCAGGGTGTTCCGGGCTATCCGCTTCGAGCAGCGTCTCGGATTCCCGATCTCGCGACACACGGAAAATCTCATCAAGAACGCGGTGAAAATGGGATTTTTGGACAAGCTGGGGGGGCGGAGGCTGCTGAACGAACTGGTGCTGATCCTTCGGGAGCGGGAGCCGGTCAAGGCCATCCTCCGGATGTCTGGGCTGGGGCTTCTCCGGTTCATTCACCCGGACCTGGTCCTGGCGCCCAACACCCTGCAGGTGCTGGACGAGGTCAAGAAGGTGATCACCTGGTTCGATCTCCTCTACCTGGGCGAGAAGGTCGAGACGTGGGTGGTGTACTTCCTGGCGCTCACCTCGAGTCTGCCGGACGAGGGGTTCTGGGGAACCTGCACGCGGCTTTCCGTATCTGAGCACTACCGGGAAAAACTCATCGATATGAGAGTTCACGGCGAGCAGGTCCTGGAGGTCATGACCCGCAAGGCGGCCCGTCGGGAGGATGTGCGCCGCAGCGATATCTACTTCTGGCTCAGGGGGCTCTCTCCCGAAGTGCTGCTCTACATCATGGCGAAAACCCGGAGTGATGAGGTGAGACGTTACGTTTCCCTGTACGTGACCCAGTTGCGGGGCATCGTTACCCATATTACCGGCGATGACCTCAAGACCTTGGGAATCCCTTCAGGGCCGCGATACCGGGAGATCCTCGACCGGGTCCTTACCGCCCGCCTCAACGGCGAAGCGGCAACCCGCGACGACGAGATGCGCATTGCCGTGCGTCTGGCGGATTCGGCCTGA
- the bioA gene encoding adenosylmethionine--8-amino-7-oxononanoate transaminase produces MPDYDTQTLRDWDRRHIWHPFTQMKEWEESEPVVIVEGEGSWIIDSEGKRYLDGVAAIWTNVHGHCRREINEALKAQVDRLEHSTLLGLTNDRAVVLAKRLAEIAPPGLCKVFYSDNGSTAVEVGVKMAFQFWRHEGKPEKSRFISFTSAYHGDTLGAVSVGGIDLFHGVFRPLLFPTIQAPAPYCYRCPMGRDTPAACGMECLTELERIMESHAGEVAGLVIEPLVQGAGGMIVQPEGFLKGVRELCDRHDILMIADEVAVGFGRTGAMFACGREGITPDIMALSKGITAGYMPLAATLATQQVYDAFLGEYREMKTFFHGHTFTGNPLGCAVALASLDLFESDRLLGKLPNKIKLLQEKLKGLIELEHVGDVRQCGMIAAVELVRDRATKEPFDWEERVGVRVCLEARTHGVFLRPLGNVIVIFPPLAITAEEIDFLVDGLEKSIHTVTGG; encoded by the coding sequence GTGCCTGACTATGATACTCAGACCCTGAGAGACTGGGACCGTCGCCACATCTGGCACCCCTTCACCCAGATGAAGGAGTGGGAGGAAAGCGAACCAGTGGTGATCGTTGAAGGGGAAGGCTCCTGGATCATCGATTCGGAAGGAAAACGCTACCTGGACGGCGTGGCCGCTATCTGGACCAATGTGCACGGGCACTGCCGCCGGGAGATTAACGAGGCGCTCAAGGCCCAGGTGGACCGCCTGGAGCATTCGACGCTCCTGGGGCTCACCAACGACAGGGCGGTTGTTCTGGCTAAACGCCTCGCTGAGATCGCTCCGCCCGGACTGTGCAAGGTCTTTTACTCTGATAACGGCTCCACTGCCGTGGAAGTCGGCGTGAAGATGGCATTCCAGTTCTGGCGCCATGAGGGCAAACCGGAAAAATCCCGGTTCATCTCCTTCACGAGCGCCTATCACGGCGACACCCTGGGTGCCGTGAGCGTTGGAGGCATCGATCTGTTCCACGGCGTATTCCGCCCACTGCTCTTCCCGACTATCCAGGCGCCGGCGCCCTACTGCTACCGCTGCCCCATGGGCCGGGACACCCCTGCCGCCTGCGGCATGGAATGCCTGACGGAACTGGAGCGGATCATGGAAAGCCATGCCGGCGAGGTGGCGGGTCTCGTCATCGAGCCGCTGGTTCAGGGCGCGGGTGGAATGATCGTTCAGCCCGAAGGGTTTTTAAAGGGGGTGCGGGAGCTCTGCGATCGACACGACATCCTGATGATCGCCGACGAAGTCGCTGTGGGCTTCGGCCGCACCGGTGCCATGTTCGCCTGTGGGCGCGAAGGGATCACTCCCGACATCATGGCACTCTCCAAGGGGATTACCGCAGGCTACATGCCCCTGGCCGCCACCCTGGCGACCCAGCAGGTCTATGATGCGTTCCTGGGCGAATACCGGGAGATGAAGACCTTTTTCCACGGTCACACCTTCACGGGAAACCCCCTCGGCTGCGCCGTGGCCCTGGCAAGCCTCGACCTGTTCGAGAGCGACCGGCTTCTCGGCAAACTACCAAACAAGATCAAGTTGTTACAAGAAAAACTTAAGGGACTGATTGAGCTTGAACACGTGGGAGATGTACGGCAGTGCGGCATGATCGCCGCCGTGGAATTGGTGCGGGACCGGGCAACAAAAGAACCGTTCGACTGGGAAGAGCGAGTGGGGGTCCGCGTCTGCCTGGAAGCACGCACGCACGGCGTCTTTTTGCGGCCCCTCGGCAATGTCATCGTTATTTTTCCGCCCCTTGCCATCACTGCCGAGGAAATCGACTTCCTCGTTGACGGCTTGGAAAAGTCAATCCACACGGTCACCGGAGGGTGA
- the bioD gene encoding dethiobiotin synthase, whose product MAEKGIFITGTDTGVGKTIVAATIARLLRDRGVNVGVMKPVTSGCIERDGTLISEDAELLTWAAGVPLDEACAPYRLRTPIAPSVAASREGVKIDFNHLKDAYETLRQRHDFVIVEGAGGLMVPLSGGMLVADLMSLLKLSLLVVARPNLGTINHTVLTCYAARQLGLDVRGVIVNSYPESPDMAEEYAPHLIDSLSGAPLLGVFPRIEGAEGRAMVEQLAARLATEPTTRILVREIGCA is encoded by the coding sequence ATGGCTGAGAAAGGAATTTTCATTACCGGAACTGATACCGGAGTGGGCAAAACAATCGTAGCGGCGACCATCGCCCGCCTGCTGCGAGACCGGGGCGTAAATGTGGGCGTGATGAAGCCGGTCACCAGCGGCTGCATTGAACGCGACGGCACCCTGATTTCCGAAGATGCCGAATTGCTCACCTGGGCCGCCGGGGTTCCCCTTGATGAAGCCTGCGCCCCCTACCGCCTTCGCACCCCGATCGCTCCGTCCGTGGCCGCCAGCCGCGAAGGGGTCAAGATCGATTTCAATCACCTGAAGGATGCCTATGAAACACTGCGGCAGCGGCATGACTTCGTCATCGTCGAAGGTGCCGGAGGGCTCATGGTCCCCCTGTCGGGCGGCATGCTGGTGGCGGATCTGATGAGCCTCCTTAAACTGTCGCTTCTCGTGGTGGCCCGTCCGAATCTGGGAACCATCAACCACACGGTTCTCACCTGTTATGCCGCGCGCCAGCTCGGACTGGATGTGCGCGGCGTCATCGTCAACAGCTATCCCGAGTCGCCGGACATGGCCGAAGAATACGCGCCGCACCTGATCGACTCGCTCTCCGGCGCACCGCTGCTCGGCGTCTTTCCCCGCATCGAGGGAGCTGAAGGACGTGCCATGGTGGAACAGCTCGCGGCGCGCCTGGCAACCGAACCAACCACCAGGATACTGGTAAGGGAGATTGGCTGTGCCTGA